In Portunus trituberculatus isolate SZX2019 chromosome 10, ASM1759143v1, whole genome shotgun sequence, one genomic interval encodes:
- the LOC123501871 gene encoding uncharacterized protein LOC123501871: MLGSRSGFITLVKQKQPDLKETHCMIHREALASKTVPKNLHDALPFIINIVNYIRNYRDKRATSLCTRTPSILSWLNYNFGGQQMKKGNTAFFERLSDILGGKDIKDPLKEEIITHLDHMGDEFKWYFPGINTEDISLRLTKNPFICQVDDVPEDMQNEFLELKHDSSAKDEFRAQDLEEFWPKARSRLEVECDIRCALTKTNPDIDTLVHKKKHHPSH, translated from the exons ATGCTTGGTTCACGATCAGGATTCATTACTCTTGTGAAGCAGAAGCAGCCTGatttaaaagaaacacattgcATGATCCATAGAGAAGCTCTCGCCTCAAAGACAGTTCCAAAGAACCTTCATGATGCTTTACCTTTCATCATAAACATTGTTAACTAT ATAAGAAATTACAGGGACAAAAGAGCAACGTCATTGTGCACACGGACACCATCAATACTTTCATGGCTAAACTACAACTTTGGGGgacaacaaatgaaaaaaggaaatacagcaTTCTTTGAGCGTTTGAGTGACATACTTGGTGGGAAAGACATCAAGGACCCATTGAAGGAAGAAATCATCACTCACCTTGATCATATGGGGGACGAGTTCAAGTGGTATTTCCCTGGTATCAACACTGAAGACATTTCATTGAGGCTGACAAAGAACCCATTTATATGTCAAGTGGATGATGTCCCTGAGGACATGCAAAATGAGTTCTTGGAGCTCAAACATGACTCTTCTGCCAAGGATGAGTTTCGTGCACAAGATCTTGAAGAATTCTGG CCCAAAGCACGAAGCCGGCTGGAGGTGGAATGTGACATACGTTGCGCGCTTACCAAAACTAATCCTGATATTGATACACTGGTGCACAAGAAGAAGCATCACCCTTCTCACTAG
- the LOC123501872 gene encoding protein ZBED8-like — MAFSTFDGFRRYQMMSKKRRWYEDSYLDYGFTYLVKDGAHIPQCVVCLKTFSNSIMKPFQLKQHLANAHPQLKDKNRSFFEVKLSSLKRIKVDASWTYQQTNISIVKASYVIALLVAKAKKPHTIGESLLKPYIVDSVRFVLGKESSQKMKQISLSYNIIKNRIAEMSEDIKENVVSKIMSSPFFPFKLMSLRMLPTLHNCLFLPLHN; from the coding sequence ATGTCAAAGAAACGAAGATGGTATGAAGATAGTTATTTGGACTACGGGTTCACATATCTTGTCAAGGACGGTGCACACATCCctcagtgtgttgtgtgtttgaaaACCTTCTCTAATAGCATCATGAAACCTTTCCAACTGAAGCAGCATCTGGCAAATGCTCATCCACAGTTGAAAGATAAGAATCGTAGCTTTTTTGAGGTAAAGTTATCCAGCTTGAAGAGGATAAAGGTGGATGCATCTTGGACGTATCAGCAAACCAACATCAGCATAGTGAAGGCTTCATATGTGATTGCCCTTCTGGTTGCCAAGGCAAAGAAACCCCACACGATCGGTGAAAGCCTTTTAAAACCATATATCGTTGACAGTGTGAGGTTTGTGTTAGGAAAGGAGTCATCACAGAAGATGAAACAGATCTCCTTGTCCTACAACATCATCAAGAACAGAATTGCAGAAATGTCTGAAGACATTAAGGAAAATGTGGTGTCAAAGATAATGTCATcgcccttttttcccttcaaattGATGAGTCTACGGATGTTACCAACATTGCATAACTGCTTGTTTTTGCCGCTACATAACTGA